The following nucleotide sequence is from Pseudomonas sp. RC10.
TCGGCAGCTCGGGGATCAGGCGCGGGTTGAACTTGAAGCTGAAGTAGCTCTTGTTCTGGCCGTTGGCGTCGGTCTGGTAGAAGTTGGTGCGCATGGTCGCCTTGATCAGGTCAAGGTAGCGACGCAGGATGCGGTCTTCGTTGAGCACCTGAACATCGTCCAGCGCCGACAGGATCGCGGTTTCCAGACGCTGTTGCATGTCGTCCAGATCGCCACCGGACAGCTTGCGCGCCAGATAGAAGCGGGTCTTGAACAGACGCGTCAGCTCGCGGGCGATGTCGGCGTGGTTGTTCAGGGTGCTCGCGATGTAGCCCAGGTCGAAGCCCAGACGGATCTGCTTCAGGTAACGGGCGTAAGCGCGCAGCAGCGCCACGTCACGCCACGGCAGACCGGCCGTCAGCACCAGACGGTTGAACGCGTCGTTCTCCGCTTCGCCACGGACGATGTGAACGAACGCGTCCTGCAACGTGTCGTTGAGCTGTTGCAGGTCCAGGTTCAGGCCTTCGCCGTAGGTGAAGGCAAAGTCGTGAATCCAGAATTCGCGGCCGTTGGTGTGACGCAGGCGATACGGGAATTCACCCAGCACACGCAGGCCGAGGTTTTCCAGAATCGGCAGCACGTCGGACAGCGCCAGCGGGGTGTCGGCGTGGTACAGCTTGCAGTGCAGCTGCGCTTTATCGCCCGACAGTGGCTGGTAGAAGCTCATCACCAGTGGATTGGCGTCGGACAGGTTCAGCAGGTGCTGCATGTCGACCACGGCGGAGTGCGCGGCGAAACGCTCGCGGTAACCGGCCGGGAAGCCTTTCGGGAAGTCGGCCAGGACATTGGTGCCCTGGGCTTCGCCGAAGCTTTCGACGACCAGGCTGGCGTAGTCGTCCTTCCACGAACGGCAGGCCTGGATGACTTCGTTTTCCAGCTGCTGCGGGTCGATGTCGAGGGTGACTTTCGGGTCCACGCGCAGGATCAGCTGCACGCGGGCCAGCACGGACTCGGAGAAGAAGGTCCAGAACTCGCAGTCGCTGGCCTTCAGGCGCTCCATCAGCACCTGCTGGATTTTCTGGCGCACTTCGGTGGAGTAGACGTCACGCGGCACGTAGGCCAGGCAGTAGCAGAAGCGGCCGTACGGGTCTTTGCGCAGGAACACGCGAATCTTGTTGCGCTCCTGGATCTGCACGATGGACATGACGGTGGTGAACAGCTCGTCCACCGGGGTCTGGAACAGATCGTCACGGGGCAGCACTTCGACGACTTGGGTCAGCTCTTTGCCCAAGTGGGCCTTGGCGTCGAAGCCGGAACGGCGCTCGACTTCGGCCACCTTGCGGCGGATGTACGGAATGGCACGCACGCTCTCGCCGTACACCGACGAGGTGTAGAGGCCCATGAAGCGGCATTCCTTGATGACCTTGCCGTTGGCGTCGATCTGGCGGATCGACACATAGTCCGGGTACGCCGGACGGTGCACGCGGCTCGGCGCGGCGGCCTTGGCGAAGGACAGCAGGGTCGGCTCTTGCAGGTAATTCACTGCGTAGCCTTCAATGTGCAGCTCTTCGGCGGTCAGGCCCGCACGCAGCAGTTTGGTCAGGCCGAGAAAGGAGGACTGATCGTAGGTCAACTGGCCACCTTCGGCGCCGCCCTCGACCGTGAACTCTTCGTAGCCCAAGAAGGTGAAATGGTTGTTCACCAGCCATTCGAGGAAAACTTTGACCTCGGCTTTCTCGTCGGGATCGACGTTGTACTCGATGGCATCGACGCCCGCCAACAGTTCGTGCAGCTTGGCTTTCATCGGTTCGAAGTCTTCGACCGCGACCCGCACTTCGCCCAGTACCTGCTCCAGTTCGCGGGCCAGCACCGCCAGTTCGGCAGCGTTGGCGCAACGGTCGATTTCCAGGTACATCAGCGATTCTTGCAGAACGTCGTCACCGGTCGTGCCTTTTGGCAACAGTTCGACCAGTTGGCCCTTCTCGTCACGGCGCACGCTCAGCACGGTGGTTTGCAGCGTGTGGATGCTGTAACCGCGACGGTTCAGCTCGGTGCGGACAGAATCGACCAGGAACGGCAGGTCGTGGTGCAACACTTCAACGGCGGTGTGGGTGGATTGCCAGCCATGACGCTCGTAATCAGGGTTGTAGACGCGCACTTGCGGGGTGCTGTGTTCGAAACGTTCGAGCAGACGCCATGCGGACAGGGTGCAGCCGGCAAGGTCGGACAGCCTGCGTTGGGTCAACTCGTCGAGGGAAATGATGCCGAAGAACTGGTCGGCGAACAGCGCCACTTGTGGCAGTGCCTGTTCACTGATGTGCTGAGCCAGTGCCGCTCGCAGTTGATGCTGAAAGTCGGACTTGCTGGCTGCGGTGAAGAACGCCATCTGTGGTACTCCGCTTGGCTTGGCTTTTATATAGGAGAGATGCGTGTTTCGGGGTCGTACTGCATGTGTGCCACGTTTGCGCCTGTTCGATGATAGTCGGCAGATCGTGACAAGGCGCCGTTCGCGACCACATGCCCTAGTAGTAACGCTCGTCGTGTGTGCGTCGTCACATTCGATTGACCCGAATGACGGTCGATGTGCGTCTGCCCAGGCAGGCTCGGCCCATGTCCGTTCATCTGCTGCGCAGCTTAACGAGAGCGGGCCCCGCCCTGCTTGCGACGCTGCGACATATTCGGACATCGGGTTGTACGGGAATGTTTCAGAATGAGGATCGGTGCGCGTGCTTCTGCCCGAAGGCCGTAGGCGCTGGCTTGCGTGGGGTTTGAAAATCAGGTGCAGGCAAATTTTCCGCAGGACTGGCAAAATCCCTCCCCTGCCCCGCGCCAAACCAGAGGAACACCGCCATGCAATTGACCACCGACAGCTTCATCTACAACCCCTGCGACGAGGAAGAAGATGACATGGCGCTGGCGTGCTGCCATGCCACCAACGGCGATCTGTTCCTGCTGGCGCGCTTTCCGGACGAGGATGAAGTCGATATCACGTTTCGCGACGACACCATTCACGTCGAGTCGAATCTGAAAGTGACTCTCACCGCCACACAGCTCAAAGTGGAAATCGACGCCGCTGATGCCAAGCCGTTTGGCGGCGACACCATGTATGAGATCGCCCACACCACCCCGGCCAGCGAACTGGCCGAGCTGGATGCCACGCTGAAGATTATCCTCAAGGACGTGGGCACTTACGTGAGCGAAGTGGCCTGACGCTCCGCGCCCACGTTCTCGACCGCCGCCACCAGTTTTTCCACGTCGGCTGCGAAGGCCTTGCCGCCGTCCACCGCCAGGTAGCGGATGTGCAGAATGACGTCGGTGAGGGTGTCGAGCATGGCTTGCTGATCCTCCGTCTCGTGATGGGGGAAGCTCAGGGTCCAGCGTGAGATGGCCCCGGTGCCTTCGAAGGGGAAGTAGCGCTCATCGCCGAAATCCAGCTGGAACATGCCGTGATCGTCCACCCCAGTGGAAAGCCCGATCTGCTGATTGGCCCGGGGATTGGTCACCAAGTGGTCTTGGCGCAGGTCGTCATCGCTGCCCTCCAGCAATTCACCGGCTTGCTGATAAAGAAACTTCACGTTGCCGATCTCGGGTTTGAGCAAGTAGCTGCTGGTCTGCTGGCTCAGGGTCGCGTGAACGTCCTGATAGGGCTTGAGCACCACTGGGAGCGAGACCGATATCCGCACCAACTGACGCAGGTAGTGGCCCGGATAATCCCTGTCGAACGTCGATGAGTTGAGCTGAAAGTCGATCTCGCCTTTGCTGCGCAGGGTGTCGAGCACGGCGTCCCATCCGGTTACCGCACTCGGTTCCGGCCCGGCACCGGGGTCGTAATCCTTCAACAGTGCCTTGAGCGACAGCGTCTTGGTGATTTCCAGTCGGCGCTCGTGGCGGGTCAGGAAGGCTGACTCCATCTGCATCAGCCCCAATCTCAAGGTGTCCCCTGCGGTGAAGCCGAAGCGGTTGTCGACCCAAGCAGATGTCGAAATGAACTGCGTATCCCGGTCCCCCACTTCGTACTGCCAGCAGGCTTCGGTGCTCAGGCACATCGACAGGACGGCGTCGTACGCCTGGAAGTACAGGGTCGACATCTGGCTCAAGAGCCATTGATACAGCCCTGCATTCGTCGCACGGCCCTTGATGAAGGCGTATAACGCCTGCGCCTGCTCGCGGGACTTCGCCGCCTGGGCCAGGCTGGTCCTCGTGGAGCTGAGGGTCACTTGCTGCGCTTCGATCTGTCGATCCAGCACCTCGAGTTCGATCTGCGCCTGGCGCGCCTGGTGCTGCCATTCCTCCCGGCGGCGACGCTGGGTGTCGCTGATCAACAGCTGTTGTGCCCGTTCCGAATCCTGCGCGGCGGAGGCTTCCAGCACCTCGGCAGCGGCAAACGCCACCCCGCCGAAGACCATCCCACCTATCGCACCGCCGAACAGATTGGGGGCCAAGTTCGCAAGGTGCCCTGTCATGCCAAACTGCCGTGCGGCGAGCATTGCGCTGACAGACGCCTCCCGTGCCTGATGGGCGGCCTGTTCCTCGGCGCTGACATCATGGCTGATCTGCTCGTCGTAGTAGCGTTTGCGCGCCTCTACGCCCTGCCGGTTGGCCTGCATCACGTCGAGCCCTTTGGCCGCCTCGTCAATGGCGTTTTGCTGCAGCTTCTCGGCGAAGCTGGCGAGGTCTTCTAACAAATGCCCTTGCTGCAGCTCGTCCTGCTCGGCCCGGTCCTTGGCTTCCATGTGGCTGAGCACCTGCAGCGAGAAGCGAATCAGCATCTCCACCGCGTTCTGCGCGCGAGGCAGCATGGCGCGAAAGCGGTACGGCGGCACGATGGCCAGCGACCCCAACCGGCGCTGGCTCAGACTGCTGCCGTTGAGTTGCGCACGCAGCAGGTCTAGCGGGTTGGCGGGCACTTCGTACAGCGCCAGGTGCATCGGCTTGCCGTCCAGGGTCAGGTTGTGTCGCAGGTTATGCAGGCGTTGATCGAGGGTGTCCCAGAGGTCCAGCAGCTGGGTGTTGACCGGCAGGCGGAAGATCGATTGATCCAGCAGCCGCAACCAGGGTGCCTCGTTGCGCGGAATCGGGACAGGACTGAACGCTCGCTCGCCCACCGATGATTCCAGCGCCGCGAACGTATCTGCTTGCTCGGCGGCCGCGTCTTCAAGCGGCACCGGATCCCAGCGGCTGATGCTGCGCCCCTTCGACAGCGGCCCAAGCAAGGACAAGGCCCGCACATACAGCAGCTTGGCCTCGTTCAGGGTGTCCCGGGTGACCTGGCGATAGAGCATGTCGCCCCAGGCAATCAGGTTATTCAGGTACAGCATGAAAATCGCTTTGCGGTAATGCGAGGGCGCACCGCGGGCGATGGCGTCGGGGTTGGTCAGGCCTTCCAGCTCCAGCGCCGGATTGTCCGGCAGACCCAGCGGACGGCACGTCCAGTACGGCAACCAGTCGATCTCGGCCGGTGGAGGAAACAGCGGCGCGACGCGTACTTGCGGGTTGAACAGCAGTTCCAGCCATTGCTGCGCACCCGCGTAGTCGAACTCCTGTTGCAGGCGAGTGGCGATCAGGTGCGGGGCGTGAAAAAAGATTTCCCAGAAGTACAGTCCGTTGGCCCCGGAAAAATCGAGGTAAGCCGGGGCCGTCTGATCAGGCAGAAGTGGCTCCTCGGTGTGCTGGATCTCCCA
It contains:
- a CDS encoding neuraminidase-like domain-containing protein — encoded protein: MDQSIIGVLEQQRRDALVAWYLGQRVPQSDQPTRVHNENDLYEYLLIDNQVTAEVDTSRVAQGIASVQQHIHAIYNGMEPGYGSVSHDTLALWRDGMSQYSLWAGYQMLADYPENYLQPALRLDKTSMFKTFESELSQARLAEDTVQKALGNYLQAFETVSNLTVSACYVDSTQFLNADYYYIGRQSTEPFAFYWRKSHLYKDASASEAQMAGWTEWKPIDTLRGAQVKHCRPVVMDGRLYVVWAESGKAILDKEGAKTGAFEYSIKLAYRRLDDSWSAPIELHKGEAPDELLADEVTDYTLDKGYRMVASTDQGDSGNSRLLIGFTSQGFGVGKEVKHYAAYSRFLQPLNADGEGIASMLVFMAGAKIDRVQYSAVHLDPDASLRWTIKSVARDAASPPTAVGTPGDALNDYFELEAQWSNGRLVLIGRCKKLVIAWKTEYFVVSNSIVDDRSSVQYKVVGIAGQVYWEVTAKRIKGSSSKLLTAELRHSGKAIATITHDDLISQGSDFFMETLVARKTIAPGEAYFQQNSHRGFEVFIADGRHLELQEDAVTRKGDPLTLNTALGHYNKKWLKRADPITLNGSAMSSVIYHEWPASDENVRTYQWGAEPDGNLRTRYGLNGFTITREVVGNTVPYLRTSDLGAQYLDLTNAAVGAGKVRVRLNTLFAKDLTRKASLSLISALSWEIQHTEEPLLPDQTAPAYLDFSGANGLYFWEIFFHAPHLIATRLQQEFDYAGAQQWLELLFNPQVRVAPLFPPPAEIDWLPYWTCRPLGLPDNPALELEGLTNPDAIARGAPSHYRKAIFMLYLNNLIAWGDMLYRQVTRDTLNEAKLLYVRALSLLGPLSKGRSISRWDPVPLEDAAAEQADTFAALESSVGERAFSPVPIPRNEAPWLRLLDQSIFRLPVNTQLLDLWDTLDQRLHNLRHNLTLDGKPMHLALYEVPANPLDLLRAQLNGSSLSQRRLGSLAIVPPYRFRAMLPRAQNAVEMLIRFSLQVLSHMEAKDRAEQDELQQGHLLEDLASFAEKLQQNAIDEAAKGLDVMQANRQGVEARKRYYDEQISHDVSAEEQAAHQAREASVSAMLAARQFGMTGHLANLAPNLFGGAIGGMVFGGVAFAAAEVLEASAAQDSERAQQLLISDTQRRRREEWQHQARQAQIELEVLDRQIEAQQVTLSSTRTSLAQAAKSREQAQALYAFIKGRATNAGLYQWLLSQMSTLYFQAYDAVLSMCLSTEACWQYEVGDRDTQFISTSAWVDNRFGFTAGDTLRLGLMQMESAFLTRHERRLEITKTLSLKALLKDYDPGAGPEPSAVTGWDAVLDTLRSKGEIDFQLNSSTFDRDYPGHYLRQLVRISVSLPVVLKPYQDVHATLSQQTSSYLLKPEIGNVKFLYQQAGELLEGSDDDLRQDHLVTNPRANQQIGLSTGVDDHGMFQLDFGDERYFPFEGTGAISRWTLSFPHHETEDQQAMLDTLTDVILHIRYLAVDGGKAFAADVEKLVAAVENVGAERQATSLT